TGAATAAAAGCCAAAAACAAAACGCGCTTCTCCCAAAAAATACATATGCGCCACTTCAACGGGTTCTCTAAATATACATGAACTCGCGCAAACGTCAACAATGAACTTGTAACATGAAAAAACATAAGAAATTATATTCACATAACATGAGACGGTACTCCATAGGATTGAACTAAAAGTACTCATTAATTATACAAAAAAAGAAATGAAAGTCTTCCAGGAGTCCATTTTGCTCAGACCACCGGGACCATTCTACTCAATTGGAGTTCTGCTCAAAAGCATCAACGGCGTCCGGGGTCGGGAAGACAACGAGGATGCATCATGTCCTTCATAGACAGAACTCGGCGGTAGAGCTCATAGCTGACATACCCATCCTAAAATAAAAAGCGGATGAGAATAAAGATATACGTAATGGGGAAAAGGTACTATTGTTGCaataaaacaaaaatataaaGACGAAATTTTCACTTACAATTGCCGCATATTTCAGGTGTTCAAGGGAAAGCGGCTTCCATTCCCAGTAGTCATGCAGACCTTGTGGAAAAGACGACTTCATACTCAAGTAAGATTTGTTTATGACGGCTCCTGCCAAATCTGCCATTGAATCCCTTAGATTGCCTCCTTTGATCATGAGCTCCTCTTGAAGGTCGATGTGACACTCTCTTGGGATTTTGAGGTAACTATTTGCGAGAACATCCCTATCGTTCCTGACGTCGACACTAGCGAAAATTATACCATTGTTCCAAAGGAAATCCTTCAGAGCAGCGCACTCCGTCCTGGCCTTGCACAAGTGATAAACAAGAACATGCTTGCGCATCGCCAGTTGCATAACGGCAACTTTTCTACTACGATCAAAATAATCCTCTCGTGTGTACTCCACATCAAGACCAACAAACTTGTACCTGTCCTCACACAGCCATTCCTCATAGAGAGTAAGAATCTCCTCCACCTTGTGGGGCTCATTGGTGTACAACACATCGAGCTTGGTATTACCATCAGCATCTATAAAGAGACGCTCAGTAGTGTTCCTGAAGTCGTCCATGGAACCCAGGCTGAGACAACAATGGAGTTTGACTCTGCTTCTCGTACGAGGCGAGGATGACGGGAGCTACCTGCACTTCTCTGGAGGGAATAAGACGCGATAATCTCCAGGAATAGACCACTACTTAACCTTTGGGGAGAGACGACTCAGTTACCATGCACCCGTTTAATTGCTAAGGAAACGGTGAATGGACAATTGTGCTTCTGCGGCTCGTGAAACCATGCACTTCAAAAGTCATGACTGCCACGCTGTAAACGAGGAGCCTCTAGGTTAACTCTAGCACGGTATCTGGCACAATAAATACTAACAATAAATAGCCATCCCATCGGTCACCAGCACATCTTTTGACCGAGAGAACAATGCGAAGAGGCAAACGAGATGACCCTGTCGTACAAATACTACACTGGGAGTGAACAAAAATAGAAGCACCGTTCGCCAGAACAAAAGCCACACGCGTGCATCCACTTTGGTTAAAGACAAACCTCACTAACATCAATGCACCATGTCTGCGTACCACCAGAAACATTGACAAAACAAAAGCACGTCCATGCTTCTGACATACATATAACCGTGGACTATCATACATATTCCCGCCTCAAGCCAGCGTACATAAAAACAGTGACTCCCCTGGGTCAACGACTGCCTGAAAAGAAAATTGCAATACCAAAGTCACGAACCGTGACTCGATTTCAGATGCAAACGTGCCTCTCATTAGCAACCATCATGCCTCCCGTCAATTTGCATCCCCCGACATATCGACCATGCCTCTCCTGTTACAACGACCGTGCATCTAATAACATCATCACCGGTCCTCTCCTAAAGAAACACCCAACCATATCTGATTAAACATGTGATTAAAAAAACACAGAAGCACGAGCATGCTTTTCAGCATGTATAACCGTGCCTCACAGAAAGTATGTGAGGCAGGATAGGCACGTAAAAGACTCCGCTCGGAGGCAGCACAGCTGGACAACTATAATGGGAGGCAGCTGGACGAGTCAAACATCTCGTGTCCCCATAACACCTCGGAATGCACGCACACCATCTACAACCAGCATTCATTCCATTTCGcagaataaaaaataaaacaagaaGCACTCATTACTACTCTTGCTCTCTCCCATCTCCTTTATATTTCAATAAGCTCCGACTCCCTCAGCCACAACACAACTCATTTGCCTTCTCCGTCGCCTGCTTCTAGGGTTCGTGCTTCTTCTCCGTCTCCTGCTTCTAGGGTTCGTGCTTCTAACCCGCACACAATCGATTAATTTCTAAGCCATACTTCTCTCGTAGATTGCTGGCCGTGGGTGCTTGCCCTAAGCTTCCCATCACAACCCATCTGCCTTATCCGTCCGCCTACTTCTAGGGTTCGTGCTTCTTCCCTGCACACAGTCTCATTTCAAACAAGTTATTGTAGAGTTTTTATTGGGTCTCTTGATTAACTTCCAAGCCGTGCTTCTCTCGTAGATTTTGCTAGCCGTGTGCGCTTGCCCTAAGCTTCCCCTACCCAAATCTCCGTTCATCAACCCTCGTTCTTCTTCTGTCCCAGGTAAAAAGCATATGCGTAAGCAGCATGCTCCGATCCGTATTTACGTTTTACGTTTAGGTTTTTCATTTGATAGTTATTGAAGC
The sequence above is a segment of the Aegilops tauschii subsp. strangulata cultivar AL8/78 chromosome 6, Aet v6.0, whole genome shotgun sequence genome. Coding sequences within it:
- the LOC141026191 gene encoding uncharacterized protein yields the protein MDDFRNTTERLFIDADGNTKLDVLYTNEPHKVEEILTLYEEWLCEDRYKFVGLDVEYTREDYFDRSRKVAVMQLAMRKHVLVYHLCKARTECAALKDFLWNNGIIFASVDVRNDRDVLANSYLKIPRECHIDLQEELMIKGGNLRDSMADLAGAVINKSYLSMKSSFPQGLHDYWEWKPLSLEHLKYAAIDGYVSYELYRRVLSMKDMMHPRCLPDPGRR